TCTTGTGCGCAGCTCTGATTTCGTTCATCTTGCATTGCAGGCCCGGTGGTGTCGAGGGGGTACTTGCTCGTACACACCAATGGAGGACTCAACCAGATGCGCTCTGGGGTAAGCTGGACCGTCCTGGTCGAAATTTATCACTTGCCTTACTGATGACCGAAGATATTCATTGATTGATTTGCATTAGATGTGTTCACTTGAGTGGGGAGGGCTAATAtctcccccccaccccaccccacccaccccaaaaaaaaaaaagcgtgGGAGAACATTGTCGTTCGGGCATGTGGGGTGTTTGATCAGAGTTGACAGTTTGTGAGCACCCATCAATAGCAGCTTTGATTTTTTTGCATATATATTTTTCGTGCTCTCAATGTGCTTTTCCTAACTCTCAGGTCTGTGGGACCGAGCAGTCCTTTGGTGCTTTAATCACGTGCAGTTGGTGTTCTGTTGCTAATGTTCCACTCTTTCTTAGTGATGTCAGATGTGCTTGATTAAGCTCTATATGGTGATTGAAAGTAAGCTGTTTGTTTCCCAATTAGTATTTTGTTAACTGAGTTATCAGCGACACAGATTGAATGGCTCAACTGCGTCAAAGATAGAGTGCTTATTACTCCTGAGAATGGTTGGTGGGTGGATGTTGTCTCTTTGCCATTCCAAATTTCTTTTCCTGGTGCTTGGTATTGAGTATCATGCTCATTTTCGTTTTTCTGATTCTGATAAATGACACTTGTTTGGATGTGCCTCTGTCATATCCATGCCAAGCTTCAGTCATTATCTTGTTTTTTTCTTCATAGCAGGATAAAGAAAGTTGTTTGTTTTATTAGGGGAGGACCAAAAGCAGTTACACTCTGCTTGTGCATGCAGATTGTTAGATAACTGAAATTAACTACTAGTAGTGTTTTAGTTGTACTTGACTTTAAAGAATTAGGAGAATTTGCTATTTTTTCTTTAGGTTCCCTTAATTAATTATGGCTAAGATAACTGAaaccttttttttgttttgttttgccaATTGGTACTTTTCCTAATTCCCTTAACATCAGCTTCATGTGATTTGGGTATAGAAAGGGGAATGTTTCTTTATTGTTTATTTACTGCTGCGCTTTGTTTACTGTAGATTTGTGTTGCTAATGAATAATCATGGGTAGCTTCACTATAGACGCAAAATCCCTCAAATGTTTGTCTCCTTTTTAATAGAACATTCTTATTCTTATGGCAGATCAGTGATATGGTGGCAGTTGCGCGCATACTTAATGCTACACTCATCATTCCAGAGCTTGATAAGAAATCATTTTGGCATGACAAAAGGTAGGTCATATACTGGGTTTATTTTCAGCCTTCCATGAACTGATCTGAGACTGATGAGACCACTTTTTAATATCAGCAACTTTTCAGATGTGTTTGATGAAGAACACTTCATAAATTCTTTAGCTAATGATGTGAAAGTTGAGAAAAAACTGCCAAAGGAGTTGGTGAAAGCTCCAAAGTCTGTTAGGTACTTCAAGAGTTGGTCTGGAGTAGATTATTATGAGGATGAGATCTCTCCACTGTGGGACCATCGCCAGGTCTGAATTCAATCACCACTGTGCACTTCCATACTAGCCAATTCTAAGCAGCGATTACTAATGCAACATTTGGAGCTGTGATACTGATTGATGATTTGTACTAGGTCATTCGAGCTGCTAAGTCAGATTCCCGCCTTGCAAACAACCATCTTCCTCCTGACATTCAGAAGCTTCGTTGTCGGGCCTTTTTCCAAGCACTGAGATTTGCTCCCCCAATTGAAGCTCTAGGCAAAGTAAATCATTCTCTCATATCTTCCCATCTCGATCATTAATTTCTCTGAAATGAATACAAGTGTTGTTTAGATAAGCAAAGATTAACTGATTTTCTTCCAGCTATTGGTGGAGAGGATGAGGTCATTTGGGCCGTATATTGCTTTGCATTTGCGCTATGAGAAGGATATGCTTGCCTTTAGTGGCTGCACATATGGTTTATCACAGACAGAATCAGAAGAACTTGCAATGATCAGGCAAGGCCTTATGGTTTATTTACACTGTCTTGCTTGTATTTTAACAGCAGTAGATGTTACCAGCTGTTGAATCTAATTCTGCTCCTGTATCTACAGAGAAAACACAACCTACTGGAAGGTGAAGGACATTGATCCATTAGAACAAAGATCCCACGGGTACTGCCCCTTGACACCAAAGGAAGTCGGCATGTTTCTTTCTGGGCTAGGGTATCCATCAAGCACCCCAGTCTACATAGCTGCAGGGGAAATATATGGAGGTGAATCACATATGGTTGATTTACAATCAAGGTTCCCTATTCTGATGAACAAGGTAGAGCAACTATCATTCCATTTGTTATGTAACCTATAATACAATTTTCTTTAGTTGCCACTTTGACATATGTCGTGTGCTCCACTTGCAGGAAAAACTTGCCTCAGCTGAGGAGTTGCGGCCTTTCAGCCAATATGCTGCTCAAATGGCAGCTTTAGATTATATTGTTTCAGTGGAGAGTGATGTCTTTATTCCATCTTATTCGGGGCAACATGGCACGGGCTGTGGCAGGTCACAGGCGTTTCCTTGGCCATAGGAAGACAATCAGTCCTGACAGGTACAATCACAAACCACTGCATTTCTCACTTCTCACTGTCCTCACAATTTGTTCTACTTTTTCGTTATGCATCTCATCATCTTCTTTCTTTGGTCCAGGAAAGCACTAGTTCGATTGTTTGACAAAGTTGCTAGTGGATTACTAAAGGAAGGGGAGAGGCTATCGCAAAGGATAATAGACATCCACCAGAAAAGGTATTAAACTGATGATATGCATGACAACTAAAAGACACTGATGTGTGTTTGTTCCTTATTTTTGTTCTTGTTCTATACTTCAGACAAGGCTCTCCACGGAAACGAAAAGGTCCGGTCTCAGGAACAAAGGGCAAAGATAGGTTTAGGTCAGAAGAGGCATTTTATGAGAACCCTTTTCCTGACTGCCTGTGTCAACCAGGGTCTCCAGCCAGCGATGATTCTCTTGGCAGCATCTAAGCCACGGAACTAATCATCATCCTAGCAGATCCCTGGGTGTGATTCCAGTGTACATAGAAAGAAATTAAGAAACACGTAGCAAGGTGCACACTGACAAATCCACACTGATCAGAACTTCTGTGTAGCTGACATCATGCGCTAACCATCCGTTGGCACAAGCCATCGTCCAGCTGTGGCTGAACCGCTGAAGTACTGGCATGGTTGGGCTTGTTAGAAGTCAGAACAGCTGGAGGTGGAAGCAGGTGTATAGGGCTATAGAGAAGTCGTGTGATTTTGATTGGGATAATTATCTCAATTGCTTGTAAGTAGATGATAGTAataaacagagagagagagaattacAGGAGCAGCTTGACAAACGTTTAACTCATATATGGGCAATTGGGCATTGAGTGCACTTCCGCCCATATAGGTTTCAGTCTGATTAGCAAGGGAACTCGCATTTTCTCTTAATTATTCTTGTGATGGTCATCTTCAGCCCACCTTTTTTAGTAGAAGGATGAACTGAAATGAACTGGTACCCTGGACACTTTTGTAATGAGAGTGGATCTGAGCTAGTTCCTGAACTTTCTGTAGTTAAATTGGAATGAATGTGTTGGCGTTCTTCTGATTTTATTAGATAAAGAGCACATTTTGGTACGAAATGCAGTAGTTGGTACCCATCTCAATTCTGTAACATCAAAGATTCTTATCTAAATTCTTTCGCCACAACACAAATCGATTTGGCATTTCGTGCGTGGTGCACTTTATAAAGCAATGAGCCAGTGTAGTTTACATCGCAATGGGAGATCGATAATCACATTCTAACATTTTGATTTCGATTTCTCAAGCAGGTGGAAGCCCAGAGACTAGACGTCTGTTTCCATCCTAGATCATGGATTGACACTTCGTGGATTAACACTAAGCACCAAGTTGCAGTTGAGAACAACGAACAAGTCTCAGCCATAAGATCAGTCCAATAATTGGCAATGCTAAACCCAAAAGAACATGAACCATATCGATTCCGATAAACAACTACTGTCCCAGCCATACGATCAGTCCAACAATGGGCAATGCAAAACCCAAAAGAACATGAAGCATATAGATTCCGATAAACAACTACTGTCCCACTCTATAATTTCTCTTATCATCGTCATTACCATCGAAAAAACCTCGGCAGGGCAAAATCTCAAGCAGAAGCAGATGACCATGTCGAGCCCTGACGCAATCTGTGGCGTGTTCCAATTTGAGAAGTGAGAACCCAAATGGAATTTCACTAATgtcagagcatctccaagagtgctCCATATCCCTTCCCCATCGTTggaatttggaaaaaaaaagagaaaaactagTCTCCAAGAGTTCCCCATATCTCTTCCTCATCTTTCCGCACTTCACAAAATCACCGTGATTGCCCGTAAAAATACGCGCTGCTCCGTCGCGCGCATATCCTCGTTCCTGCTCCTTCTCGTGCTTCCCGCGATAAATTCCCGCGCCGTCTCCTTGGCGCCATAGCACAGGCTCCATTGATCTACTGCTACGTTCGTCGAGGGCAGAGGATCTTTGCCGCCGCCGACCAAGAGGTAAACTCCATCGATCTACTTCTCCATTCAGGTGTTTTGCCGTTCGTAGGGTTATCCATGCTGTCGCCGCCAGGATTGGCCGCCTGGGTCTTGTCGTGGAGGCCGGCGGAGGCGTAGACGGCCTGGCCTTCGCGGAGAGCAGCACATCGGCGATCCGATCAGAGTCGAGTGCTCCAGACCAGGGCTTTTCCCTCTGGCCTGTGCCCGCGATCCGATCAGAGCGGCGGACAGCCGGGTTCGCGGGCGCCTCGGCTGCGTCCGCCTGGCCGTGGCTGCCTACTGCCTCAGCCTGCCATGGCTAGCAGCCGCCTGCTATTTTTTATGGAACAACTATTTATTTTTTGATGAAACTGTTATTCTTGCCTGAATGTATATGCTACTGTGCCGGCGTGTATGCTACTGTACCTGCTGACGGGAGAGAGGAGGCTGTATGGCACTGTGCTGTACTAAAATTTTTCCTCGTACTGATGGCTGGCTGGTTTTGATACATGTGCTACTGAATGGCTGAATGATTGGTTGACATGATTGTGCTACAGATGGCTGCCAAATGCCAGTGCTTTTGATGAAACTGCtattttttttcatttcctcATCTTTGATCCAGTACAAATATTTTTCATGTACATGGATTAAGCATTGAATTATTGTAGGATGGACCCCACGTCGATATTGACAAACATGGTCACTAGAGAGGATGATATTCCTGGTCTGGAAGACTACACTTTTCTCATGACACAGGACACCCAGGAAATTGATGAGATGTGTACTGAAGTACAAGCAGTTGATGTGCCGGTGCAGCCAAGTGGAGGTGCTCCACGCCCTCTCACTACAAGGCCTTATTCGAAGAGGACAAAAAACTTGGATCCGAATGAGGATTTAGTTGTTGTGGCAGCTTGGTTGAACACGAGGAAAGATACCGTGCGCAGGGCTAATCAACCTCGT
The nucleotide sequence above comes from Miscanthus floridulus cultivar M001 chromosome 18, ASM1932011v1, whole genome shotgun sequence. Encoded proteins:
- the LOC136520623 gene encoding LOW QUALITY PROTEIN: O-fucosyltransferase 7-like (The sequence of the model RefSeq protein was modified relative to this genomic sequence to represent the inferred CDS: deleted 1 base in 1 codon), with amino-acid sequence MPARRKVRPAGAAARRAALRWWLLSLAAAGATVTAAAALLAVALHVSGLAAPSSASSGAPYRLSQPREIEELRWEQEFAPPQLASPRKLDGVADDAAGKRLWLPAPARRFVPCVAPSPEYRSPVVSRGYLLVHTNGGLNQMRSGISDMVAVARILNATLIIPELDKKSFWHDKSNFSDVFDEEHFINSLANDVKVEKKLPKELVKAPKSVRYFKSWSGVDYYEDEISPLWDHRQVIRAAKSDSRLANNHLPPDIQKLRCRAFFQALRFAPPIEALGKLLVERMRSFGPYIALHLRYEKDMLAFSGCTYGLSQTESEELAMIRENTTYWKVKDIDPLEQRSHGYCPLTPKEVGMFLSGLGYPSSTPVYIAAGEIYGGESHMVDLQSRFPILMNKEKLASAEELRPFSQYAAQMAALDYIVSVESDVFIPSYSGNMARAVAGHRRFLGHRKTISPDRKALVRLFDKVASGLLKEGERLSQRIIDIHQKRQGSPRKRKGPVSGTKGKDRFRSEEAFYENPFPDCLCQPGSPASDDSLGSI